The following coding sequences lie in one Desulfobotulus pelophilus genomic window:
- a CDS encoding DUF6489 family protein, whose translation MKINITIEASPEEIREAMGLPDVRSFHEEIMTDLQKRVKAAQDPKELMKIVFPGGDMGKKLWEQTMKNMSLIRPEFTVKADNKTEASPEQEERS comes from the coding sequence ATGAAAATCAATATTACCATTGAAGCAAGCCCGGAAGAAATACGCGAAGCCATGGGACTGCCGGATGTGAGAAGTTTTCATGAAGAAATCATGACAGATCTGCAAAAAAGAGTCAAAGCGGCGCAAGATCCCAAGGAACTCATGAAAATTGTATTTCCCGGCGGAGATATGGGAAAAAAACTATGGGAACAGACCATGAAAAACATGAGCCTCATCCGCCCGGAATTTACCGTAAAAGCAGACAACAAAACCGAAGCATCCCCGGAACAGGAGGAACGTTCATGA
- a CDS encoding cell division ATP-binding protein FtsE, whose product MADFSKNLIVRMFDVYKAYGKTSALKGVSLEIAAGDIVFITGPSGAGKSTLLKLLYKAELASQGQILVDGLNLSRIGARQLPELRRRIGVIFQDFKLIAGRSVFDNVALVLEAAGEKPKMIEKKVMSVLRTAGIEEKARVFPPSLSGGEQQRVAVSRAVVGSPRLILADEPTASLDPQSAEQVMQLLETFHGKGATLVIATHNRRMISRLKGREIRLEGGAVGVPEDFSGEKAEEC is encoded by the coding sequence ATGGCAGATTTTTCTAAAAACCTGATTGTCCGCATGTTTGATGTGTACAAAGCGTACGGAAAAACCTCCGCTCTGAAAGGTGTCTCTCTTGAGATTGCTGCAGGGGACATTGTTTTTATTACTGGACCAAGTGGTGCGGGAAAGTCCACACTCCTGAAGTTGCTTTACAAGGCAGAGCTGGCCAGTCAGGGGCAGATCCTTGTGGACGGGTTGAACCTCTCCCGCATCGGAGCAAGACAGCTGCCCGAACTGAGGAGGCGCATCGGTGTCATTTTCCAGGACTTCAAGCTGATTGCAGGTCGTTCCGTTTTTGACAATGTGGCCCTTGTGCTGGAAGCTGCCGGTGAAAAGCCGAAAATGATAGAGAAAAAGGTCATGAGTGTGCTCAGGACGGCAGGCATAGAGGAAAAGGCAAGGGTTTTTCCCCCGTCCCTTTCCGGCGGAGAGCAGCAGCGGGTGGCTGTTTCCCGTGCGGTTGTGGGCTCTCCCCGGCTGATCCTTGCGGATGAACCGACAGCCAGTCTGGACCCTCAGTCCGCGGAGCAGGTCATGCAACTTTTGGAAACCTTTCATGGAAAAGGCGCAACCCTTGTGATTGCTACCCATAACCGCCGCATGATTTCCCGGCTGAAAGGTCGGGAAATACGGCTTGAGGGGGGGGCTGTCGGGGTTCCGGAGGATTTCTCCGGGGAAAAAGCGGAGGAATGCTGA
- a CDS encoding 2-hydroxyacyl-CoA dehydratase subunit D, with protein sequence MKMKDGQEGKAKDRSFFLKKGLKAVPAVAGKFLTAKGNAPAEGMRKKRNEERVAKRLSLHLGMTVQEIFDGIALETNRPSAMAPFDALFRKFGTDPAGILPGSKVKKIGVYCMAVPEELIYAAGALPVRLCAGSADAVEAGEGLFPDVSCPMVKAATGFTHTGVLSMYRECDLVIIPTTCDWKVKLGELIAPYVPVMMLSVPKLKSAETSRRFWYGEIRRLALTLEKVTGRRITRSRLRSAMELMHDAQQEFRTFQNLRKNDLCLIRGRDAAAAANAWFYMEASEWTGYMRNLNEELMERNIRGVGTAPGSAPRILLTGSPVIFPNWKIPDLIENAGGALTCDELCSSGRLLWDMACIDEPLFDDMLDALADRCLLPCTCPVFTDTEDRRKRLFRMIEDYRIEGVVHHVLKGCHPYDMELRPLEAELAAAGVSQLKIETDYSPEDTEPLRTRVEAFVETLKGRRLRMGKKTAPPPLAAASGKKGF encoded by the coding sequence ATGAAAATGAAAGATGGGCAGGAGGGGAAGGCCAAAGACCGGTCTTTTTTTCTGAAAAAGGGTCTGAAGGCAGTTCCTGCGGTGGCAGGAAAGTTTTTGACAGCTAAAGGAAACGCACCGGCGGAAGGAATGAGGAAAAAAAGGAATGAAGAGCGTGTGGCCAAACGACTTTCCCTGCATTTGGGTATGACGGTACAGGAAATTTTTGACGGCATTGCCCTTGAAACCAATCGCCCTTCTGCCATGGCACCCTTTGATGCCCTGTTCCGCAAATTCGGTACGGATCCGGCAGGTATTCTGCCGGGCAGTAAAGTGAAAAAAATAGGCGTGTACTGCATGGCTGTGCCGGAGGAGCTGATTTATGCCGCCGGAGCTCTCCCCGTGCGTCTCTGTGCTGGCAGTGCGGACGCCGTGGAAGCGGGGGAAGGCCTTTTTCCCGATGTTTCCTGCCCTATGGTCAAGGCTGCCACCGGGTTTACCCATACCGGTGTTCTTTCCATGTACAGGGAGTGCGATCTGGTCATTATCCCCACCACCTGTGACTGGAAGGTCAAACTCGGAGAGCTGATCGCTCCCTATGTGCCGGTGATGATGCTCAGCGTTCCCAAGCTGAAAAGCGCGGAAACGAGCCGAAGGTTCTGGTATGGAGAAATCCGGCGTCTGGCCCTTACCCTGGAAAAAGTCACGGGCCGAAGGATTACCCGCTCCCGGCTGCGTTCCGCCATGGAGCTTATGCATGATGCCCAGCAGGAGTTCCGAACGTTTCAGAATCTGCGTAAGAATGATCTCTGTCTGATCCGGGGCCGGGATGCGGCTGCGGCTGCCAATGCCTGGTTTTATATGGAGGCCTCGGAATGGACAGGGTATATGCGGAATCTGAATGAGGAGCTCATGGAAAGAAACATAAGGGGTGTGGGAACGGCACCTGGGTCAGCTCCCCGTATTCTCCTGACGGGTTCTCCTGTGATTTTTCCCAACTGGAAAATTCCGGATCTCATTGAGAATGCAGGCGGTGCCCTTACCTGTGATGAACTGTGCAGCTCGGGCCGTCTTTTATGGGATATGGCCTGCATTGATGAACCTCTTTTTGACGATATGCTGGATGCTTTGGCCGATCGTTGCCTGCTGCCCTGTACCTGTCCGGTGTTTACGGATACGGAAGATCGCAGAAAGCGCCTTTTTCGTATGATTGAAGATTACAGGATTGAAGGTGTGGTGCACCATGTGCTCAAAGGCTGTCATCCCTATGATATGGAGCTACGGCCGCTGGAGGCGGAGCTGGCGGCGGCCGGGGTTTCTCAGCTTAAAATCGAGACGGACTACAGCCCTGAAGATACGGAACCTCTGCGAACCCGTGTGGAAGCCTTTGTGGAAACCCTGAAAGGCAGGCGTCTCCGCATGGGAAAAAAGACAGCTCCCCCTCCCCTGGCTGCGGCATCGGGGAAAAAGGGATTCTGA
- a CDS encoding sulfite exporter TauE/SafE family protein, with amino-acid sequence MSGLPLLPLEFPALFLAGLAFGLGICSTSCLPLVGTCILGNSRSRGDGLAALLSFSGGRLLTAALLGALFGGMGQAAMAWLKTPSMTLASGVLTVAAGIFLVLRPRCGGCRSRGRNRTPPLMLGLASPLVPCLPYAAMMAAAAATGSPVRGAGVAFVFTLGTTLSPLILACVAMGWMGAGIAARIPEQIRGFSRAAGVAVMLLGMKTLWLGFMMV; translated from the coding sequence ATGAGTGGATTGCCCTTGCTTCCCCTTGAGTTTCCAGCCCTTTTTCTGGCTGGGCTGGCCTTTGGTCTGGGGATTTGCAGCACTTCCTGTCTGCCCCTTGTGGGAACCTGTATTCTGGGTAACAGCCGCAGCCGTGGAGATGGGCTGGCAGCGCTGTTGAGCTTCAGTGGCGGCAGGCTCCTTACCGCTGCTCTGCTGGGAGCTCTGTTCGGAGGAATGGGGCAGGCAGCCATGGCCTGGCTGAAGACTCCCTCCATGACACTGGCTTCCGGGGTTCTTACGGTGGCCGCTGGTATTTTTCTTGTTCTGCGCCCCCGATGTGGCGGATGCAGAAGTCGTGGAAGAAACAGAACGCCTCCCTTGATGCTGGGCCTGGCCAGCCCACTGGTACCCTGCCTACCCTATGCCGCCATGATGGCGGCAGCGGCGGCAACGGGGTCGCCTGTCAGGGGAGCTGGTGTTGCCTTTGTTTTTACCCTGGGAACCACCCTCTCTCCCCTGATTCTGGCCTGTGTGGCCATGGGCTGGATGGGGGCGGGCATTGCCGCCAGAATACCGGAACAGATCCGGGGTTTTTCCAGGGCTGCGGGAGTTGCCGTTATGCTGTTGGGCATGAAAACTCTGTGGCTGGGCTTCATGATGGTCTGA
- a CDS encoding acyl-CoA dehydratase activase, translating into MDLYLGIDIGSTTTKIVLMDEEGLMGSRVQPTGVHCGDTVERALQDLLHETGRKREDIRKTVATGYGRRLIPFADEVISEITANVRGTSWSCSGLDGPVRTILNIGGQDSKVIAVDSFGVTENFAMNDKCAAGTGRFLETVARILEMNMADLGPLSLEAEIPLKINATCAVFAESEIISLIARKKAPSEIAAGAHYAIARRLVRMARRVGITEPVAFDGGPALNKGLVKAIEDELAVDIHVPAWPQITTAIGAALLARDAHMAAAA; encoded by the coding sequence ATGGACCTTTATCTGGGTATCGACATCGGTTCCACCACCACGAAAATTGTTCTGATGGATGAGGAAGGTCTTATGGGAAGCCGGGTGCAGCCCACGGGCGTACACTGCGGGGATACGGTGGAAAGGGCTCTGCAGGATCTTCTTCACGAAACGGGCCGGAAGCGGGAAGACATCCGGAAAACCGTTGCTACAGGCTATGGACGCAGGCTTATTCCCTTTGCCGATGAAGTGATCAGTGAGATTACCGCCAATGTCCGGGGAACCTCATGGAGCTGCTCCGGACTGGATGGCCCGGTACGCACCATTCTTAACATCGGTGGGCAGGACAGCAAGGTAATTGCTGTGGACAGCTTTGGTGTTACGGAAAACTTTGCCATGAATGACAAGTGTGCCGCCGGAACGGGCCGTTTTCTGGAAACCGTGGCCCGTATTCTGGAAATGAATATGGCAGACCTTGGCCCCCTTTCACTGGAGGCGGAGATTCCCCTGAAAATCAATGCCACCTGTGCGGTGTTTGCGGAATCGGAAATCATATCCCTCATTGCCCGTAAAAAAGCGCCTTCGGAGATCGCCGCAGGAGCCCATTATGCCATTGCAAGGAGGCTGGTTCGTATGGCCAGAAGGGTTGGCATCACGGAACCCGTGGCTTTTGACGGGGGGCCTGCCCTGAATAAAGGTCTTGTGAAAGCCATAGAAGATGAGCTTGCCGTGGATATCCATGTTCCCGCATGGCCGCAGATCACAACGGCCATCGGTGCGGCTCTTCTGGCAAGGGATGCCCATATGGCGGCGGCAGCATGA
- a CDS encoding TonB-dependent receptor plug domain-containing protein, with product MQDRSIRKQLFLVLTAGCFALPVFAGTGMESELEQLVVSASRSEQRVEDAISQVYVITAADIQARQIQTVQGLLRDIPGVQITQSTGSWGNGGNVQLMGMNPDQTLILVDGQRFTGGHGSVDISSIPVENIERIEIVKGPGSALYGSDAMAGVIHIITKNAASGVQFRTGLAAGSRNRSLATAGVEAGGERMGTRLDYSRTRTTGVDKDEDTVSNESITASIHYQPMDNTTVRLQPSFSRQTNMVTGEADRVQERTRLNASADVRPDALSRISVRGSYFAHDHKKKDQSFDSVTTLYEFEGGYSRMVGRHHLSGGYAYLGESVDDKQKNLLTDSQDTHGVYLQDEMDFGRISITIGGRMDHHDEWGTEVHPRAGVLFRASEKLRFRASAGTAFMAPTLLKLYADGWRMGPWTMLANPDLKPEKSLSYQAGMDYQVHESLLVRAGIFRNEIDDLIETVRNTQARTMTYRNVSEAVTQGVETTLTWRPVRAFSATLGYTWTDTENKETGKSLTDRPEHKASLDLDYHLMHPDLRFRLSTIWTGERDYEENGIRKTRSDYTQMDLALTWNLTPNLELFTRLENMTNEKDVSDELDIDGTEWMMGMNFRF from the coding sequence ATGCAGGATCGAAGTATCCGGAAGCAACTTTTTCTTGTCCTGACAGCGGGCTGTTTTGCTCTGCCGGTTTTTGCCGGTACGGGCATGGAGAGCGAACTGGAGCAGCTTGTGGTCAGTGCCAGCCGAAGTGAGCAGCGGGTGGAAGATGCCATCAGTCAGGTTTATGTGATTACGGCGGCGGATATTCAGGCCCGTCAGATTCAGACAGTTCAGGGCTTGCTGCGGGATATCCCCGGAGTTCAGATTACTCAGAGTACGGGTTCATGGGGCAATGGCGGCAATGTGCAGCTCATGGGGATGAACCCGGATCAGACCCTCATTCTGGTGGATGGTCAGCGCTTCACCGGTGGGCACGGCAGTGTGGATATTTCTTCCATTCCCGTGGAAAACATTGAGCGCATCGAAATCGTCAAAGGCCCCGGTTCCGCTCTTTATGGCTCCGACGCCATGGCCGGTGTCATTCATATCATCACCAAAAATGCCGCCAGTGGAGTACAGTTCCGGACGGGCCTTGCGGCGGGCAGCCGGAATCGCTCCCTTGCCACAGCAGGAGTAGAAGCAGGTGGAGAGCGCATGGGAACACGGCTTGATTACAGCCGTACGCGTACAACGGGTGTGGACAAGGATGAAGATACGGTGAGTAATGAAAGTATTACCGCCAGTATTCACTATCAGCCTATGGACAATACCACTGTACGCCTGCAGCCTTCTTTTTCCCGCCAGACCAATATGGTGACGGGTGAAGCCGACCGTGTGCAGGAGCGTACGAGGCTCAACGCCAGCGCGGATGTCCGTCCGGATGCCCTTTCCCGCATCAGTGTCCGGGGGAGCTATTTTGCCCATGACCATAAAAAAAAGGATCAGAGTTTTGATTCTGTGACAACCCTTTATGAATTCGAGGGCGGGTACTCTCGGATGGTAGGGAGGCATCACCTGAGTGGCGGGTATGCCTATCTCGGCGAGTCTGTGGATGATAAACAGAAGAATCTTCTTACTGATTCTCAGGATACCCACGGCGTTTATCTGCAGGATGAAATGGATTTCGGACGCATTTCCATAACCATTGGCGGGCGCATGGATCACCATGACGAGTGGGGTACGGAAGTGCATCCCAGGGCCGGAGTTCTGTTCAGAGCAAGTGAAAAGCTTCGTTTCAGAGCTTCGGCGGGTACGGCATTTATGGCGCCTACCCTTTTGAAACTCTATGCCGATGGGTGGCGGATGGGGCCCTGGACCATGCTGGCCAATCCGGATCTGAAACCGGAAAAATCCCTTTCTTATCAGGCAGGGATGGACTATCAGGTCCATGAAAGTCTTTTGGTGCGGGCAGGTATTTTTCGTAATGAAATTGATGACCTTATTGAAACCGTAAGGAATACCCAGGCACGGACCATGACCTACCGCAATGTCAGCGAAGCGGTCACCCAGGGAGTGGAAACCACCCTGACATGGCGTCCTGTCCGGGCCTTTAGTGCCACCCTTGGTTATACATGGACGGACACGGAAAATAAGGAGACGGGAAAAAGCCTTACGGACCGGCCGGAGCATAAGGCCAGCCTGGATCTGGATTATCACCTGATGCATCCGGATCTTCGGTTCCGTCTCTCCACAATCTGGACAGGGGAACGGGATTACGAGGAAAATGGTATCCGGAAAACCCGCAGCGACTATACACAGATGGATCTGGCCCTTACCTGGAATCTTACGCCGAATCTGGAGCTTTTTACCCGTCTTGAAAATATGACCAATGAAAAAGACGTGAGTGATGAGCTGGACATAGACGGCACGGAGTGGATGATGGGCATGAATTTCAGATTCTGA
- the pyrE gene encoding orotate phosphoribosyltransferase yields the protein MNVQTLLNRPDAMKKALMDLLCKKSVQVAPTPVFTLASGKKSDFYINCKPAALDPHGMYLIGHLIMEELKGMTARGIGGLTFGADPVAMAAAFASGLLGRPIQAFSIRKEQKDHGLIRWVEGDVHPGDRVVIIDDVATTGGSTVKAIERARETGLDVCRVIVLVDREEGGLDHIRSHVPHASAILCRSELMEHFSSLHAS from the coding sequence ATGAATGTACAGACTTTACTGAACAGACCCGACGCCATGAAAAAAGCCCTCATGGATCTTTTATGTAAAAAATCCGTTCAGGTGGCACCTACGCCTGTCTTCACCCTGGCTTCAGGAAAGAAAAGCGACTTTTATATCAATTGCAAACCTGCGGCACTGGACCCCCACGGCATGTATCTCATCGGGCACCTGATCATGGAAGAACTCAAGGGCATGACAGCCCGTGGCATAGGCGGGCTGACCTTTGGTGCGGATCCTGTGGCCATGGCCGCCGCTTTTGCATCCGGCCTGCTGGGCAGACCCATTCAGGCCTTTTCCATACGAAAGGAACAAAAAGATCACGGCCTTATCCGATGGGTGGAGGGAGACGTTCACCCCGGAGACAGGGTGGTCATCATTGATGATGTGGCCACCACCGGCGGATCCACTGTCAAGGCCATTGAGCGGGCACGGGAAACGGGCCTTGACGTATGCAGGGTCATTGTTCTCGTTGACCGGGAAGAAGGGGGGCTTGATCATATCCGTTCCCATGTACCGCATGCCTCTGCCATTCTGTGCCGTTCCGAACTCATGGAACACTTTTCCAGCCTCCATGCGTCCTGA
- a CDS encoding DUF4198 domain-containing protein — MKKKLAKIMAGFFIGMGMLASQASAHDLWLNMTDYTPALWQHAKYAPTPRAKTVVYLGWGHSYPVADFISDRVWGKMERIEPDGTRIPMEVGSEGFRAMRVDMDTAGARVFAAETKPAFYGPVEGKENFHQVYYEKYAKALVSVLPQKTLPLDGPDSNPFVTPIGHRVEIIPLVNPNRLQPGDSIEVQVLVDGKTAADYEVTATSLVAPNAQAVKTRTDGKGKAKLSLETFYGPWIMVASRSFPATGEKAKQCESISYTATMTFALPYIRGN; from the coding sequence ATGAAGAAAAAATTGGCGAAAATAATGGCAGGCTTTTTCATCGGGATGGGGATGCTGGCTTCACAGGCCTCCGCCCATGATTTGTGGCTGAACATGACAGACTACACACCAGCGCTATGGCAACATGCAAAATATGCCCCCACACCCCGGGCAAAAACCGTTGTGTATCTGGGCTGGGGACACAGTTATCCTGTGGCGGATTTTATTTCCGATCGTGTATGGGGAAAAATGGAACGCATTGAGCCCGACGGAACCCGTATTCCCATGGAAGTGGGAAGTGAAGGATTCAGGGCCATGCGCGTTGATATGGACACCGCCGGAGCAAGGGTTTTTGCGGCAGAAACCAAACCGGCCTTTTACGGTCCCGTGGAAGGAAAAGAAAATTTTCATCAGGTCTATTATGAAAAATATGCCAAAGCCCTGGTATCCGTCCTGCCCCAGAAGACGCTGCCCCTGGATGGACCGGATTCCAATCCCTTTGTCACTCCCATAGGACACAGGGTGGAAATCATCCCCCTCGTCAATCCCAACCGCCTGCAGCCCGGAGACAGCATTGAGGTTCAGGTACTTGTGGACGGAAAAACAGCTGCGGACTACGAGGTTACGGCGACCAGCCTTGTGGCACCCAATGCCCAGGCCGTCAAAACCCGTACGGATGGCAAAGGCAAAGCAAAACTCAGCCTGGAAACCTTTTACGGACCATGGATCATGGTGGCCAGCCGCTCCTTCCCCGCCACAGGAGAAAAAGCCAAACAATGTGAAAGCATCAGTTATACGGCAACCATGACCTTTGCACTGCCCTATATCCGCGGCAATTAA
- a CDS encoding cell division protein FtsX has translation MQKDLWTRHVRHAVKDIRSHRFLHGITWVTIVLSVILSGTFTLFASNAADVIHSWKAGVRVMVYLDGGHTEQDRLRIHNRLRENELISEIRFIPREEALQALRSRMQRHAAVFQNLPENPLPDAFELRVRADGSSWELVETVALFVEKMEGVEEVEYGGQWVGRFLQIIGMLRLAALGMGGLFFLISVFIVANTIRLAFYSRKEEVEIMRLVGAEESFIKAPFYIQGLLLGFFGGLGGMLALFLSYVTLTFRMDATFSALTFDFSFLSLQTAAAMVGVSSLVGWMGAYLSFRQEVSE, from the coding sequence ATGCAAAAAGATCTGTGGACACGGCACGTCCGCCATGCAGTCAAAGATATTCGAAGCCATCGTTTTCTTCATGGAATTACATGGGTTACCATTGTTTTGTCCGTCATCTTATCCGGGACCTTCACGCTTTTTGCTTCCAATGCAGCCGATGTGATCCACTCATGGAAAGCTGGTGTGCGTGTGATGGTTTATCTGGATGGAGGGCATACAGAGCAGGACCGTCTGCGCATTCATAACAGACTCAGGGAAAATGAACTGATTTCTGAAATCAGGTTTATACCCAGGGAGGAAGCTCTGCAGGCCCTGCGTTCCCGCATGCAGCGGCATGCGGCTGTGTTTCAGAATCTTCCCGAAAATCCCCTGCCGGATGCTTTTGAACTCAGGGTGCGTGCCGATGGCAGCAGCTGGGAGCTTGTGGAAACCGTGGCCCTTTTTGTGGAAAAAATGGAGGGAGTTGAAGAGGTGGAGTACGGAGGGCAATGGGTAGGCCGTTTTCTTCAGATTATCGGCATGCTTCGACTGGCAGCTCTCGGTATGGGCGGACTCTTTTTTCTGATTTCCGTTTTTATTGTGGCCAATACCATCCGGCTGGCGTTTTATTCCCGCAAGGAGGAAGTGGAGATCATGCGTCTTGTGGGGGCGGAAGAAAGCTTCATCAAAGCCCCCTTCTATATTCAGGGGCTGCTTCTGGGGTTTTTCGGGGGGCTTGGGGGGATGCTGGCACTCTTTCTCAGCTATGTTACCCTCACCTTCCGCATGGATGCCACTTTTTCGGCCCTTACCTTTGATTTTTCCTTTCTTTCATTGCAGACAGCCGCTGCCATGGTTGGAGTTTCCTCCCTGGTGGGATGGATGGGCGCTTATCTTTCCTTTCGTCAGGAAGTCAGTGAATGA
- a CDS encoding 4Fe-4S binding protein yields MRVDHIRLVVQAFCFVFLMYGGLVALSIGNALPTMACIYVEDRAGSCFLYPFQRFLSMPWGALFGSALTGFLVYLGTFFLWAFVLGKLFCGWICPLGFLQDLLTRLREKAGIRGARFRWATRDRFQWVKYALLVLLIVLPMGIGNSLAGLPRFTGDLAVPFCQICPGKPLLPVFHGDTSHFIIDFSSITKVILTTLSMVIAGLFLVGSFVKRRFICAFCPMAALLSLFDRIACTDLHKKGDACTRCGNCFRACPMEIREIADIRDKKHMVTQDCMLCLRCIEVCPEDKALSATFLGFPVFSASADGFLKRQAVIGRQGVAPEGDELAREGNSQ; encoded by the coding sequence ATGCGTGTTGATCATATCCGACTGGTGGTGCAGGCTTTTTGCTTTGTTTTTCTCATGTACGGTGGGCTTGTGGCACTTTCCATTGGTAATGCCCTTCCCACCATGGCCTGTATTTATGTGGAAGACCGGGCAGGTTCTTGTTTTTTATACCCTTTTCAGCGTTTTCTGTCCATGCCGTGGGGGGCCCTTTTCGGAAGTGCTCTGACCGGTTTTCTGGTTTATCTGGGAACTTTTTTTCTCTGGGCCTTTGTTCTGGGCAAGCTGTTTTGTGGCTGGATCTGTCCCCTTGGTTTTCTTCAGGATTTACTTACCCGATTGCGGGAGAAGGCGGGTATCAGAGGAGCCCGTTTTCGCTGGGCCACCAGGGATCGTTTTCAGTGGGTGAAGTATGCCTTGCTGGTGCTTCTCATTGTCCTGCCCATGGGCATTGGCAACAGTCTTGCCGGACTTCCCCGTTTCACGGGAGATCTTGCCGTACCCTTCTGTCAGATTTGTCCCGGCAAACCCCTGCTCCCCGTTTTTCACGGAGACACCAGTCATTTTATTATCGATTTTTCCAGCATAACCAAGGTGATTCTTACTACCCTTTCCATGGTGATTGCCGGTCTGTTTCTCGTGGGCAGTTTTGTGAAAAGGCGGTTTATCTGTGCATTCTGTCCCATGGCGGCCCTTTTGTCTTTGTTTGACCGCATCGCCTGTACGGATCTTCATAAAAAGGGTGATGCCTGTACGCGCTGTGGCAACTGTTTTCGCGCCTGTCCCATGGAAATTCGGGAAATAGCCGATATCCGGGATAAAAAACACATGGTGACCCAGGATTGCATGCTTTGTCTGCGCTGCATTGAGGTTTGCCCGGAGGATAAAGCCCTTTCAGCTACCTTTCTGGGTTTTCCTGTATTTTCCGCCTCTGCGGATGGATTTTTGAAGCGTCAGGCCGTTATAGGGAGGCAAGGTGTTGCACCCGAGGGTGACGAGCTTGCCAGGGAAGGTAACAGTCAATGA
- a CDS encoding MFS transporter, whose product MQPRFFKTTEKKTWPFSGNYFFYFLVLGIYFPFFPLYCHHIGFSEKEVGIISAVKTFTTVFFPLGWALLADRFRLQRSVFLLCHCTATLIWCAFFFTDSFVPMVLIMGAYGFFHSPVIGFTESFTVHFLGGNKTGYGKIRAWGSVGFILAVWSGGMLLDIWSSGMVLWLIGLGSMAGAMVAFGMPVSQNRGVRISRKDLQPFFSGNGSLFLWVCFLMLMSHGAYYGFFSIHLADAGFSGSFTGFAWALASFAEIGVMLASRRLFSFFPLKSLILFSFAVAVLRWTLLAFSLSASVILFSQLLHAVTYGVFHMTTILYMDQLVTSGAKTMGQTVLNASSYGLGLMAGYMVGGWGFAAMGSGMFLVSAGMALAGGAFAAALKASDQPIRSRA is encoded by the coding sequence ATGCAGCCCCGTTTTTTCAAAACAACGGAAAAAAAAACATGGCCATTTTCCGGGAATTATTTTTTTTATTTTCTGGTCCTTGGTATCTATTTCCCCTTTTTCCCCCTTTATTGTCATCACATAGGGTTTTCCGAAAAGGAAGTGGGAATCATTTCGGCTGTAAAAACATTTACGACGGTTTTTTTTCCCTTGGGCTGGGCGCTGCTGGCGGACCGCTTCCGCCTGCAGCGAAGCGTTTTTTTGTTGTGTCACTGCACGGCCACCCTGATCTGGTGCGCTTTTTTTTTCACAGACTCCTTTGTTCCCATGGTGCTTATCATGGGAGCGTATGGCTTTTTCCATTCCCCTGTCATTGGCTTTACGGAATCCTTTACCGTCCATTTTCTTGGTGGGAATAAAACGGGCTACGGAAAAATCCGGGCATGGGGATCTGTGGGTTTCATTCTGGCGGTGTGGAGCGGCGGCATGCTGCTGGATATATGGTCTTCGGGGATGGTGCTTTGGCTCATAGGCTTGGGAAGTATGGCCGGAGCCATGGTTGCCTTTGGTATGCCCGTATCACAGAACAGGGGGGTTCGCATAAGCCGGAAGGACCTGCAGCCGTTTTTTTCTGGAAACGGAAGCCTGTTTTTATGGGTCTGTTTTCTCATGCTCATGAGCCATGGAGCCTATTACGGTTTTTTTTCCATTCATCTTGCCGACGCAGGCTTTTCCGGATCTTTTACGGGGTTTGCCTGGGCCCTCGCATCCTTTGCTGAAATTGGTGTCATGCTGGCATCAAGGCGGCTTTTCTCCTTTTTTCCTTTAAAAAGTCTGATTCTTTTTTCTTTTGCCGTTGCTGTTCTCCGCTGGACACTGCTGGCTTTTTCCCTGAGTGCTTCCGTCATCCTGTTCAGTCAGCTTTTACATGCCGTTACCTATGGCGTTTTTCATATGACAACCATATTGTATATGGATCAACTTGTGACTTCCGGTGCGAAAACCATGGGACAGACCGTGCTGAATGCAAGTTCCTACGGACTGGGACTGATGGCAGGGTATATGGTAGGCGGATGGGGTTTTGCAGCTATGGGATCCGGCATGTTTCTGGTGAGTGCCGGGATGGCGCTGGCCGGAGGAGCCTTTGCGGCAGCTCTGAAGGCTTCGGATCAGCCCATCCGAAGCCGGGCTTGA